The Caenorhabditis elegans chromosome I genome includes the window CAAATTACAATTACCTATGACAAATGCGACGAGCAGAAACTCAAATAACGAGTCGGATGTCATCTCGTCGATCAGGAAATACATTATACTTGACATAATGGCAATTGTTAAACTGGAacgagaattttttaatttatgaaaaattcaaattttacttaCCTGGTAACAAATCCAACTAccaaaaacaagaaatcaaATACAATATGGAGCACGAAGAGGCTCCAGCGTGGCACACAGATTCCCATTATGAACGGAACAGTGGAGAATAGctgaaattattggaaataGATAAAAGGTAGACTGTGAGATGTTACCACAAAAAGGCACCAAACGTCGAAAGCCATCCGGGCAAGGCAGGTTGAGGATTCCTTGAGCTTGGCGATTtccatctggaaaattaactGATTTTGCGAGTTCTGCACTCCCCCGGGCGACTCTTTTCGATACCAGGAATAGGGCATAGGGCTGTACAAATAGGCTTCCGGTAGTCCGATTTTGACACCACCGGACGCACATGTGTCCGGTTTGGAGTAGCTttccacggcggccgacaacTTCCGAGTTTGGCCACTCActataaaattgttgattAAATATAGTGAGTGgccaaactcggaaattgtcggccgccgtaGAAACCTACCGCAAACCGGACGCATGTGCCTCCGGTGGTGTCAAAATCGAACGACCGGACGCCGATTTGTACAGCCCTATCTAAAAGCATCAAACTTTATAAAAACCTTAATAAGAAAACTGtcacaacttttgaaaattttacaaactcTGTTGCGACCCCAGGCTCCTGATATCAGACTTTGGTCAGACTTCGGTCAGGCGGCTCCGGCCAGCTTGCCAAAAGGCAGAACATCTCTTCAAATGCCTGGCAGAGGTCCAACCAAAGTATGTCCACAGTTTTTAAggatcaaaaacaaaatggcAAAGAAGTTGTCCAACACAACAAAAGAAGCTCTCAAAACTTACCTCCAAGTGCAAAGGATCATAGGACTTTGTCGTTGACTCCAAATGTCCCATATTCTCAAATACAGGTCGATACATGGGTGTCACACTGGACACGTAAACCGTCTCAGTGTCCGCATCATTGATCTCCACGTAGTACGGAGCTTCAGAGGATGGCGGAATGAAGTGGAAGGCCGGCGGAGTGGAGGGTGTAGAGGATGCTGATTCGAAGTGGATGTGCTGTGGTGCCTGAGCGGGACCTGAATGAGAAGAATGGGATGGTTGAAGATCCGAGAGGGAGATTGGTGGAGTGTAGGCTTCGAAAgcttcctttttcttctccCATTGATCCTTGCTCATACCGCCCTAAAAATAGAGATCAGGTTAGACTGGAAGGGCTGGGACAACAAACGATCGGTGACCTGCCGAGTCTAGAGCTCTATCTAAAAAAATACTCACCGGCAGAGGTTTTTCTGTGCTAGTTGTAGCCTCCTCGAATGTCTCCTTCAACATAGGCTTCTGACTTCTTTCATGTGCTTCCTGTATGACCTCCTTCACCCCTTCCTCCACCTGCTTCGTCTGCTCAGTAGTCTTCGGTGCCAGGAAGGTGGTGTACTTCAGCTCATCCATATCCCACATCATTCGTGTACTCTCCGATAGCTTCAACttctcttcatcttcatcctTCTCTGATGGTGATGCTGTAGTTGCTGATGGTTTTCTGCTAGCCTTTTGCATAGGATACCCTCGGATTTGCCCCTGGTTTGAGAAGTTTGGATCCTGGGGGTCCAGGACCCCATTCATCCAGGAAGACTTTGGACGAGGTGTGGTTGGGGAGAGACTTGATGATTTTCCAACAAGATGTCTAGGTTGCTTTGTGACTTCTTCATCAGATTTTGGCTTCTGGTTCAACTTCTTAGATTTCTTCAAGCCCTTTCCCTTCGGTTTCCTCGAGACTGCAGTATCAGGGATAACTGAGGTAGAGGTTGAGTTGTTCAAcagtttttcagcttcagTCAGCTTCTTGGCCTTTTTCAGTCCTTttcccttcttcttcttctccttctttttctctttctcttcttcaTCCTTCTTCAGCTCCTTCAGTAGATCAAAATGTTCCTCTTCCTCTCCTCCATGCCTGGATTTGATCTTCGACACGTAGATTCTAGGTGCATTTGCGATGTCAATCTCGATGAACTGCTCCTCGTCAGAGCCAACTTTCTCGACTCGGTTGCGGATGGTTTtcattctggaaaataataatttttgtgagaTTTGTCTCTTAGCAGCAGTTTTCAAAGCGACTCTgattttctcggtttttttctaaaacttttttggccTACGAAAATTGCGGGAAACTAATACGCGAGTTTTCTTCTGTGTGACGACTCCCGCATTTGTTGGAGatcaaaaaaactcacttcacCACCCCCGTCTCCTCCCCGGACAACTGCACAATTTGAGTATTCGTAAGCGTAACCATCGTGGTCATTGGTAGATCATCATCAGGCTCATAGGGAGGCACGGCAGGAATGTGATTGCTATCGATTTTCCGTTGAAAGTTCGGAGGCAACGGTCCAAAATCTAGTCGGGGATCGATTTTCGGAGCATCTGATATGATATCGTTGGCCGGTGAAGTTGATCTACCATAAAGCGGTTTCTTTTTCTTGTCTTTTTTGTTGATGACATCGGTCTTCGAGTTGTCATCGTCATCATCGTCGGGGATCTTCGAGAATTTTCGGGGGTCagatttttcgctgaaaaaaggTGTTTTAGTGAAGAGTTATAATTCTTTATatagatgattttttttgcaatttatctTCCGAATGCTGTACGAAATTTATCTACTGTATACCCGGGAATTCAGgcgcattttttcaaaaacgagtggttcagtttttgtaaaactgtGACCACAGCACGCGTCTAACCCGAATTATGTCTGGTGTTCGGTAGAGACATTTGAACAGTTGCACTACCTGCTGGAGGTGCACCTAGGTACTTTCCAAGTAGTATAGAAACTTACAAAGCTATGGACCGCTTCGCTCGATACATGTAATCTGTCGGCTGTCCACCATTCCATGCAGCACACCGAAAATCAAATGTCTCATGTTCTCTGATGATCCAGAAAGATATGCAGAGACACTTGATAAGTACGATCAGTACAAGAACTACTGATAAGGGGCAGCCGAAGAAGAGcacactttttctgaaaaaaatacaattttttatattcggCGGAGACTTGTAAGTGCCTTTGAAAGCTAgttagattttgttttttaaattaaaaattgtaaattctgACATTGGTAACagttttccaaagttttggaaaaatattgttgactgaaattttttttcgctattttcgaaaaaaaaagttttttgaaaagatcctatttttttcttaacaaaATTCAAGTCGACTTTTTTTGTGGaacaagtttcaaaatatgtttcccAACTAGACACTCCAActtctctgcgtctcaccTCGCATTCTCTCTCAAAATTGCTCCAGCTTTGAGATCAATTACTTGTTGTTTTCCAATGGGGGTCGTCGGAAGAACCGACGACGATGTCGAcatc containing:
- the F14B6.2 gene encoding Lactamase_B domain-containing protein (Confirmed by transcript evidence) — encoded protein: MMSTSSSVLPTTPIGKQQVIDLKAGAILRENARKSVLFFGCPLSVVLVLIVLIKCLCISFWIIREHETFDFRCAAWNGGQPTDYMYRAKRSIAFEKSDPRKFSKIPDDDDDDNSKTDVINKKDKKKKPLYGRSTSPANDIISDAPKIDPRLDFGPLPPNFQRKIDSNHIPAVPPYEPDDDLPMTTMVTLTNTQIVQLSGEETGVVKMKTIRNRVEKVGSDEEQFIEIDIANAPRIYVSKIKSRHGGEEEEHFDLLKELKKDEEEKEKKKEKKKKGKGLKKAKKLTEAEKLLNNSTSTSVIPDTAVSRKPKGKGLKKSKKLNQKPKSDEEVTKQPRHLVGKSSSLSPTTPRPKSSWMNGVLDPQDPNFSNQGQIRGYPMQKASRKPSATTASPSEKDEDEEKLKLSESTRMMWDMDELKYTTFLAPKTTEQTKQVEEGVKEVIQEAHERSQKPMLKETFEEATTSTEKPLPGGMSKDQWEKKKEAFEAYTPPISLSDLQPSHSSHSGPAQAPQHIHFESASSTPSTPPAFHFIPPSSEAPYYVEINDADTETVYVSSVTPMYRPVFENMGHLESTTKSYDPLHLEMEIAKLKESSTCLARMAFDVWCLFVLFSTVPFIMGICVPRWSLFVLHIVFDFLFLVVGFVTSLTIAIMSSIMYFLIDEMTSDSLFEFLLVAFVIDIVLILYAIVVGIAYRCCCRLVDNSIKETSINYSVSSNGEAV